CACGGACCGACCGGCACCTCGCTGCTCTTCACCGCCCTCGAGCACGCCGGCGTCGACGTGGTCGCGGGCGAGTCCCCGGCCCAGTGGCACCGCCGTTGCCTGCGCAGCGTCCGCACGTCCGGCGTGCCGCGACGGCTGCGCCCGGGCTTCTGGGACAACGACGGACGCTGCTGCGGCACCGCCGGTGTCGGCGAGGTGTTCCTCGACGCGTGGCAGCGGCTCGGCGACCCCGACGACCTCGCCTTCGCGACGGTCCTGGGCGATGCGCTGCTCGACCGGGCCGTCCGCGACGGCGACCGCGCGTGCTGGCGCTTCACCGAGCACCGCAGGGACGACCCCCTCCTGCCGCCCGGAGTCGGCTGGATGCAGGGCGCCGCCGGCATCGCGGCCCACCTGCTGCGGCTCTCGCGGGTCCTCCGCGAGGGTCGTACGGCGCCCGCCGTCGCCCGTCTCGACACGTGGTGGAACCTGCCGCCAGCCTGAGCGGCGCGGCGCTCAGCCGCCGGCCCCCGCGAACCGGGCCGCCAGCACCCGGCACGCCGCCGCCAGCTCGGGCGGCTCCACCACCTCCACATCGGCGTCGAAGCGGGCGAACGCCGCCGCGAGCGCCACCCACGACCAGGCGCCGAGCGTGACCCGGCAGGTGCCGTCGGCGAGCGCCTCGACGTCGCCGTCGCCGACGAAGGGCGCCACCTCGGAGGCGGGTGCCCGCAGCACCGCGGTGCCCCGGCACGGCCACGCGTCCTCGTCGGCCGAGCCCTTGAAGCGCGCGGACACGAACGTCGCCACGTCGGGCGCCGGCAGCTCGCGCGGCACGAAGCGCGGCCCGTGGGGGGTGCGCAGCCGCATCCGGTCCAGCCGGTAGGTCCGCCAGGCCTCGCGGTCGAGGTCCCACCCGACGACGTACCAGCGGGAGCGACGCCGGACCAGGTGCACCGCCTCCGTCCGCCGCGGTGGCGCGCCGGGCGACTCCTCGCCGTAGTCGAAGCGCAGCACCTCGCAGCGGCGGATCGCCGCGCTCACCTCGACGATGACGGCCGGGTCGACGGCCGGCCCGCGGTCGAGCGCCGTCACGCGGACGGCGTCGACGCGGTGGCGCAGGTGGCTGGGCAGCACCTGGCGCACCGTGGCGAGGGCGCGGGCGGCGCCCTGCGCGACGGCGTCGTCGGTGCCGTCGCCGCTGCCGGTCGCCAGGCGTAGCGCCACGGCCAGCGCCACCGCCTGCTCCTCGTCGAAGAGCAGGGGAGGGAGCTCGCTGCCCGACTCCAGCCGGTAGCCGCCGTCGGGTCCCTTCGTGGCCGTGACGCGGTAGCCCAGCCCGCGCAGGCGATCCACGTCGCGACGCACCGTGCGCTCGGTGACCTCCAGCCGCCGCGCCAGGACACCCCCGGGCCAGTCGCGGCGCGCCTGGAGGAGGGAGAGCAGGGCGAGGAGCCGCCCGGTGGGTCCTGACATGGCCCCAGTGTGCCCGAGGTAGCGGACAGGAACGGTCCTCTTCTGGCGAGAGAGTGAGGGCACCGGCCGGAACCGCCGACCGGGCCACCAGGAGGAACCACCATGACCATCGACGTCACCCCGCACCTCAACTTCCGCGGCAGCGCCCGCGAGGCGCTCGAGCTCTACCGCGACGCCCTGGGCGGCGAGCTCACGATCGTCACCTACCGCGACGCCCACGCCGTCCAGGACCCCGCCGAGGGCGACCAGGTCATGTGGGGCCAGGTCGCGGCACCGAGCGGGGCCCGGGTGATGGCCTACGACGTGCCGTCCGCGCTGCCCCACGACGCCGGGACCATCCCGTTCTTCGTCTCGCTCCGCAGCGCCGACGCGGACGAGGTCTCCGCGGCGTGGGCGGGGCTGCTCGACGGCGCGACGGTCGTGCAGGACCTCGCGCCGTCCGGCTGGTCCCCGCTCTACGGCATGCTGCGCGACCGCTTCGGGGTCACCTGGGTGCTGGACGTGGCGGTGGCGTACCCGTCGGCCTGACGAGCCGGCCGGCCGCAGCCGGCCCGGGACACCGGGCCGGCTCCGGGCGCACACTGGACCGATGGACGAGGACGTCGAGGACATGAGCCGCGAGCAGCTGGTCGCCGAGGTCCGCACGCTGCGGGCGGCGATCCGGACCCACCGCGACAGCTCGGGGCACGACCTGTGCTGGCACCACCCGGACCTCTGGGGCACGCTCCCGGAGCGGGTCGAGCCGGACGTCGCGGTGCCGCCGTGGCCGCAGTTCCTGCGCGGGTGCCTGGCCTACCGGCAGTCGCTCGACGAGCAGGTGGCGGGCGCCCCGGCACATGCGGCGGAGTACGACGCAGGGGCGTCCTGACCTCGGCCGGAGGTGCTGGGCAACTGTTGCCCTCCGTCCCGCGTGTGCCTGACAACTCTTGCCGGTGGGGGCTGTGCCGCCGGTCACTAGGGTCGAGCGCATGAGGGTCCTGCTCGCACTCGGCGGCAACGCCATGACGAACGCCGACGGGCGGGCGCGTCCGGAGGACCAGATCGCCGCGGCGGGGGTGGCCATGGCCGCCGTCGCCGGACTGCTCGAGCACGAGCACGAGGTCGTCGTCACCCACGGCAACGGTCCGCAGGTCGGCAACCTGCTCGTGAAGAACGAGCTGGCCGCGGGCGTCGTACCTCCCGTGCCGCTGGACTGGTGCGGGGCACAGACGCAGGCCACCCTCGGCTTCGTCCTCATGGACGCCCTCGACCGCGAGCTCGACGCGCGGGGGATCGACCGGCGCAGCGCCGCGCTGGTGACCCGCACCCTGGTCGACGCCGACGACCCGGGCTTCACCACGCCGACCAAGCCCATCGGACGCCACCTTCCCGAGGCCGAGGCGAAGCTGCTCGTGGGCCACGGCGAGACCTGGGAGGACCGCGGTGAGAAGGGCTGGCGCCGCGTCGTCGCCTCACCCGAGCCGCAGGAGATCCTCGACGCACCGGCCGTGCTCGCCCTCATCGAGGCGGGCTTCGTCGTGGTGGCCAACGGAGGCGGCGGCATCCCGCACGTACGCCGCCCGGACGGGTCGCTGGCCGGCGTGGAGGCCGTCATCGACAAGGACCTCGGCGCCGCGCTCCTGGCCGCGACGACGCGGGCGGACGTCCTCGTCATCGCCACCGACGTGCCGCACGCCGTCATCCGCTGGGGCGAGCCGGACGCTGAGCCGCTCGGCCGCCTCACTGTGGCCGAGCTGCGCGCCCACGCCGCCGACGGCCACTTCGCGTCGGGGTCCATGGGACCCAAGGTCGACGCCGTGTGCCGCTTCGTGGAGGCGACCGGCCGCACCGGCGTCATCACGAGCCTCGACCAGATCACCGCAGCGGTCGCCGGCGACGCCGGCACCGTCGTCGTACCCACCCCGAAAGGAAACCGCTGAACATGCCCAGCGCCATTGAAGTCCGCAAGGTCCCGATCCACTCGGTGTCCGACGCCTCCGAGCTGACGAAGCTGATCGACGAGGGCGTCATCGCCGCCGACCGGGTCTTCGCCATCATCGGCAAGACCGAGGGCAACGGCGGCGTCAATGACTACACGCGGATCATCGCCGACCGCGCGTTCCGCGAGGCCCTCGTCGCCCAGGGCGCCGACGCCGAGCAGGTCAAGGGCATCCCCATCGTGTGGTCGGGCGGCACCGACGGCGTGATCAGCCCGCACGCCACCATCTTCGCGACCACCGACGTCCCCGAGGACGACCCGTCGCGCCAGGAGATGCGGCTCACCGCCGGCTTCGCGATGAGCGAGCCGATCCTGCCCGAGGAGATCGGCTACACCGCGATGGTCGAGAAGGTGGCGGCCGGGGTGAAGGTCGCCATGGAGGGCGCCGGCATCACCGATCCTGCCGACGTGCACTACGTCCAGACCAAGACCCCGCTGCTGACCATCCACACCATCCGCGACGCCAAGTCGCGCGGCAAGACGGTGTGGACCGAGCACACCCACGAGTCGATGGACCTCTCCAACGGCGTCACCGGCCTCGGTATCGCCGTCGCCCTTGGCGAGATCGACATGCCGAGCGACGCCGACATCATGCACAACCGCGAGCTCTACTCCGCTGTCGCCTCGTGCTCGTCGGGCGTCGAGCTCGACCAGGCGCAGATCGTGGTCGTGGGCAACGCCACCGGCGTCGGGGGCCGCTACCGCATCGGCCACTCGGTCATGGAGGACGCCCTCGACGCCGACGGCATCTGGGAGGCCATCCGCTCCGCCGGCCTCGACCTGCCGGAGCGCCCCCGCACCAGCGACCTCGACGGCAGGCTCGTCAACGTCTTCCTCAAGTGCGAGGCCAGCCAGGACGGCATGGTCCGCGGCCGGCGCAACGCCATGCTCGACGACTCCGACGTGCACTGGCACCGCCAGATCAAGGCGGCGGTCGGCGGTGTCACCGCGGCCGTGACCGGGGACCCGGCCGTCTTCGTGTCGGTCTCCGCGGCCCACCAGGGTCCCGAGGGCGGCGGCCCGGTCGCCGCCATCGTCGACCTCGGCTGAGCCGCTCCGACGCACCGCTCGTACGCCCCTCGGCGGGGCCGGCAGGTGACTGTCGGTCCCGCGTGATGGGGTGTCTCCCGTGAGCACGACGACCCGCTACCGGCTGGTGCGCCCCGACCGCGAGGTCGTGGTGCCCGAGCTCGACGAGCACCAGCAGCGCGTCGTCGACCACGAGGGCGGTCCGCTGCTCGTGCTGGCCGGCCCCGGCACGGGCAAGACCACCACCCTCGTCGAGGCGATCGTGGACCGCATCGAGGTCCGGGGCGCCTCGCCCGACTCGGTCCTCGCGCTGACGTTCTCGCGCAAGGCCGCCGAGCAGCTGCGCGACCGGGTGACGGCCCGCGTCGCCCGCACGACCTCGGCCGCCTCGTGCTCGACGTTCCACTCCTTCGCCTACGCCCTGGTCCGCAAGTACGCCCCCGCCGAGCTCTACGAGGGCGCCATCCGCCTGCTCTCGGCCCCCGAGGCCGACGTGGTGCTGCGCGAGCTGCTGCGAGACAACCCCGAGTCGGTGGTGTGGCCCGAGCCGCTGCGGCGCGCGGTCGGCACCCGGGGGTTCGTCCGCGAGGTGCAGGCGGTGCTGGCCCGCGCCCGCGAGAAGGGCCTCGACCCCGCCGGGCTGCGCAGCCTCGGCATCGAGCACGACCTGCCGGAGCTCGTCGCCGCCGGGCTCTTCCTCGAG
This genomic stretch from Nocardioides renjunii harbors:
- a CDS encoding barbiturase, producing MPSAIEVRKVPIHSVSDASELTKLIDEGVIAADRVFAIIGKTEGNGGVNDYTRIIADRAFREALVAQGADAEQVKGIPIVWSGGTDGVISPHATIFATTDVPEDDPSRQEMRLTAGFAMSEPILPEEIGYTAMVEKVAAGVKVAMEGAGITDPADVHYVQTKTPLLTIHTIRDAKSRGKTVWTEHTHESMDLSNGVTGLGIAVALGEIDMPSDADIMHNRELYSAVASCSSGVELDQAQIVVVGNATGVGGRYRIGHSVMEDALDADGIWEAIRSAGLDLPERPRTSDLDGRLVNVFLKCEASQDGMVRGRRNAMLDDSDVHWHRQIKAAVGGVTAAVTGDPAVFVSVSAAHQGPEGGGPVAAIVDLG
- a CDS encoding VOC family protein, whose protein sequence is MTIDVTPHLNFRGSAREALELYRDALGGELTIVTYRDAHAVQDPAEGDQVMWGQVAAPSGARVMAYDVPSALPHDAGTIPFFVSLRSADADEVSAAWAGLLDGATVVQDLAPSGWSPLYGMLRDRFGVTWVLDVAVAYPSA
- a CDS encoding carbamate kinase; the protein is MRVLLALGGNAMTNADGRARPEDQIAAAGVAMAAVAGLLEHEHEVVVTHGNGPQVGNLLVKNELAAGVVPPVPLDWCGAQTQATLGFVLMDALDRELDARGIDRRSAALVTRTLVDADDPGFTTPTKPIGRHLPEAEAKLLVGHGETWEDRGEKGWRRVVASPEPQEILDAPAVLALIEAGFVVVANGGGGIPHVRRPDGSLAGVEAVIDKDLGAALLAATTRADVLVIATDVPHAVIRWGEPDAEPLGRLTVAELRAHAADGHFASGSMGPKVDAVCRFVEATGRTGVITSLDQITAAVAGDAGTVVVPTPKGNR
- a CDS encoding helix-turn-helix transcriptional regulator, translated to MSGPTGRLLALLSLLQARRDWPGGVLARRLEVTERTVRRDVDRLRGLGYRVTATKGPDGGYRLESGSELPPLLFDEEQAVALAVALRLATGSGDGTDDAVAQGAARALATVRQVLPSHLRHRVDAVRVTALDRGPAVDPAVIVEVSAAIRRCEVLRFDYGEESPGAPPRRTEAVHLVRRRSRWYVVGWDLDREAWRTYRLDRMRLRTPHGPRFVPRELPAPDVATFVSARFKGSADEDAWPCRGTAVLRAPASEVAPFVGDGDVEALADGTCRVTLGAWSWVALAAAFARFDADVEVVEPPELAAACRVLAARFAGAGG